The genomic segment gtgccatgccaatcgtcgcttggtagctattattgtacgtgaactcaacaagaggcaatttggaatcccaactactaggataatcgatagtacaagctctgagcatatcctctaaaatctgaataactctctctgattgaccgttgctctgggggtgatatgctgtaataaatgctaaccgtgtacccatatctctgtgcaaactcttccaaaatgctgaagtaaatctagggtcacgatcagacacaatcgacacaggaacaccatgaagtctaacaatctctgttatgtactcttcggcatactggttcatggaatacgtcgtcttgactggaataaaatacgctgacttggtcaaccgatcaacaataacccaaatagagttaaaacctttctgcgttctgggaagaccagtcacgaagtccatcgtaatacgctctcatttccattgaggacTCGGCAATGactgcaatgtcccagcaggtctctgatgttcgattttcacctgctgacaggttagacactgagaaataaacatggcaatatccttcttcatacctggccaccaatagagtctacgaagatcctgatacatcttggtgctacctggtggtatcgagtatggcgcggtatgtgcctctgtcaagacgtctcgtcgaatatcatcaccagcagGAATACAAATATGGCCTCTGAATGTCACTAAACCATCTCTATTCAtctcaaactctgaattacctctctcctctgctctagctctcatctctatcaactgTACATCATtagcctgctctctacggatcatgtCTGTCAAAGTAGCTTGAATGATCAACGCTGAAAAACGAGCAATGGTTTCAggaaccaccaaagctatctcctctcgctgcaagtctaacaacaacggcttctgaatcatagaactcaaagaagaactcgacttacggctcaaagcatccgctacaacattcgctttcccagggtgataactaatcgtcacatcataatctttgacaagctctaaccaccgtctctgacgCATATCAAGTTCTCTctgggaaaacaaatactttaaactctcgtggtccgtgaaaatttcatatttttcgcTATATAAacaatgtctccagattttcagggcgaaaaccacagctgccagttccagctcatgcgtaggataatttttctcgtagtctttcaactggcgagaagcataggctatgacctttccacgttgcatcagcactgcaccaagacctttcttcgacgcatcggtataaacaacaaagtcctctgaaccaatGGGCAATGCAAGTACCAGAGTTGTCGTCAAcctatctttcaactcttgaaatccactttggcattcattggaccactcaaacttcacagtcttcctcgtcagattggttaacagcagggcaatcttggaaaagtctgaaataaaacgacgataataacccgccaaaccaagaaaactgcgtatctctgatacagtggtagggataggccacttctgaatcgcctcaatcttcgtTGGATCAACAGCTAGACCATCTTTCGAGAtgacatggcctaagaaagaaatctgctccaaccagaactcacttttcttcaacttagcatacaacctcttctctctcaacaattgaagaacaactctgaggtgctctgcatgaagctctctggtcttggaataaatcaaaatgtcGTTGATGAAatcaatgacaaagctatccaaatacggcttgaacacccggttcataagatccatgaagactgaaagagcattagtcaaaccaaacgacatcacaagaaattcataatggccatacctgatCCGAAACGCCGTCAGAATATCAGACTCCCTTactttcaactgataatagccagatcgcaaaTCGATCTTCGAGAACACTGTACCCCCTTGCAGTTGGTCAAAAAGAtcgtctatccgtggcaacagatatttattcttgatagtcactttgttgatctctctgtaatcaatgcaaagtcgcaaagacccatctttcttctggacaaaaagaaccggagctccccaaggcgaaaaaCTCGGccgaataaaacctttatccaaaagatcctgcaactgcatcttcaactctttcatctatgtaggggccattctatacggagccttagaaataggaaccgtacccggaactacatcaatcacaaactctacatctctgtccggcggtaaacccggcacatcatcctcaaatacatcaggaaactctctcacaacatcaatatcatcaatattcaacttcacaattctatccgtatccacaatcgaagccaaaaacccttcacaacctctaaacaacaacttcttagcctcaagacatgaaataaaaggaaggaccagcgaagtacctgcactagCGAGCATACCTTCCATATTACCATCATTTGCAAATTTCATCGTCTTaacaacgcaatcaatcactgtacgataggttgatagccaatccatgccaagtataatatcaaacgcaaccatcggaataacaatcaaatcagcataaaccactcgctcatcaatttgaacatagcacgcatacacaatagacgtcgggcacaacacatcccctgaaggcaaaacaacattaaactggaggagAAGAACataaggaactatacccaaagatctcaaaagtagttcagacataaaagaatgagtagcacctgtatcaatcaatgtcgtagctactctgcctgaaattaaaatagtgctagagatcacagaagaatcatggtttataccttccttcgtcatggtgaagatgcgaccctgcaccttctctttactcgatcCTCGCGGACAGtccttggcaatatggcctgcagtgccacatcggTAACAAGTATGAGCACCAAATCTACACTCTTCCCTATGATGCCTACTGCACTTGGTACACAACGGCTTCTCTGGATCAGATGGAACTGTCGGTGCTTTAGAACTCGCCTCCAACTTGCCTTTCCTTTTGAAACTGCCCTTGCCTCTTCGGCTCGAACCTTGGCCTCTTTGAGCAATAGCTTGTTGCCTCGCATGTCTCTCTCTGGCAATAtctttctcgtcttgctcggctaacaaagctttagccacaatctctttgaatgtcaccactctTTTTGTCGTTTTTTTCTTAGTGATTTAGAATTTGATGTCCCTCCTGATTTCTGCTCGAAGGCCTCTAAtaaaatgagcacctttgtcttttTCATTGGAAGCAATATATGGGTAAAAcagctttgactaacatgaatactgcacaaccAACTCTGTCTTTGTCTTCATaattgagatgatcaaaaatcgcctcaagtgctttgatccactctacaaCACCAATGGATCAGTGCTCCCTGCAAACtccggcggatccatcctcttgaaagcagtaaagatcccatcgGTTCCAACTGCTTGAACCACTTGGCCTCTCCCTTGGCCTCTATCTTGGCCTGAACCTTGCAAACGGAGCAActgttggatctgctcactgtgaaccttggcttgctctttcagtaaCTTGTCGAACTCGCCGACAACTCTCaatgaagaactatcctcaccctctgaagaTTTTCTCTTAAGAGGCATTACTCCTACAATGTGATCACATAACACATATCAACCAATAACAataatagatgtagaagaagacatacctggaccgttgaaagtagacaaagtcatatgcattggtccgaagaacgttgctctgataccactaaatgtaacgcccttgaccggttttaataaaaataacacagcggaaataaaaatGTACTTGAAAgaaagaaggatttaaaatacatttcaacatataataaaaagtatatacatgatcaatcaaatgatacaacaaaatacaaaatatcatttttgtgatcatgtcaaaatgctagcaaaatagTCTTCCTTCTTCCATctttgtatgcatatgaccccggctccaatcaacgtcccggcgcgttactctgatctgcatcacatgaaataactgaaatgagtataaaactcagcaagtggaactcttacatagcaatgaatacataacatactctgtaacacatggctttgaaaacattaaatatcatcaactctgaaacatgaatatcataatatgaataacaataacgatggtatttctctctctgttggattgatatctaagtAGTATATTTGTCTCTGTacttatatcccatcgatataaatcgaaaCTCTGTCGGGATATAAGCTTATGGTCgctgatcaactaattgcatgcaatctctgactatgtatctatcaatccaataaataatttgaactctcttttaggcattaaaccaaacactttgcatactcttttcttttgtattccctttgacataattgagacataaaaatgctctaatatacaacaaagtgtattaatacatagcatgaatcaaatggaagggaataacatgttaaaacaattgaaatacaatacatatattatcatgtgagcacaaagaaatgaattccacttacaacacttGCAACACTTGATTCTATTCTCTTGGTACAAAACCTaaaacaataaaccatgtattgcacaatcaataacccaataatcaaacaaccataccattaaatccataaaacccacACAATCAACAAACCCACTATTTCCCCCAACACCAAAATCCAAAGAATAACCAAACCAAAAGCTTATCTTAGCTCCTGGAACCCAAAAGAACCTTGTTCTAacttcaataatccaactaggagcttgaatcaaaggcaCCAAAAGTAAGAAAACGAGAACCCTAGGTCTCCTTGAGCTGAAATTTCGAGAAGTAGGAGAAGAATGAGAGAAAAGTGAACCAACTCAtgtattatatcacttaaatctCGAAAACACGCTTATAATGTTCacgcaccgcaggtgcgctccaaaatacaccgcgggtgcgctaggcaTTCTGTAACACTTCCGAAAATCCAAAGTGACGACCGCGGTGCGCTGCGTTATGgtccgcgggtgcgctctggtctctgcccaaacaccgcaggtgcgcggACTttcctaccgcgggtgcggtgccgccTCTGCCCAACCACCGTGGGTGCAGTGCCTGTCTGAGCGCATGTGCGGTCACCCCTGAAGCCAACAACAAACTTTGCAACTAAGAATCGAACCGCAACGCTGCTTCTCCTCATAATTTGGCAACACACTCAAAAAGAAAGTTGCACCTCTATAACTTATCTAACCaccccaattggcctcatatcAATTGGCTCAACACACgaattaccatgaattaaatcgcaacGATGCTACAACAAAACCACATAACaagtataaccaacaatactataacccataaatCACAATTCTTGACATCAAATtgtacttaaacttaaccaaatagtcCGTAAACACAAGAAATCTTAGACCGTACaattcaccaggcttggctattacaaggAACGCCAACAACTGATGGGTAATTGTTGGATTCTCGAGATTAAGGACAAATCGGataatattcgaggaaagtaagaactAATTTTGCAATTTTTACGAAATTTGGGGACTTGGTTAGCAGTAAGTGAGAAGCGAATGGTTTAAAGGATATGAAATTTGATGATTTAGGTTTGAAGGGATATCTAGAACCTTGAAACAATTGGGTTATAAGGTTATAGGGAATAGTAACAAAAgggcattgtaggatgaatcagcATTTGGCTTGAAAGTTTAAGCTCTAGTGAATTAATACTGtgacaaattaagaatttagagtgataacaatttaagataaagttgatcagttagttaagttataagaataTATATGGagctaacaaaaaaaaattgggaatttaagtttgatgaatcataatttttaatcatgatcttaagagttaaaattatacctttgttggaatttaatttttcaaaaaaaaaaaaattgggtacGATTGATGGTTAGATTACTTGATAGACGCATATAAGATTCGAGGTAGACACCTGGTCTtaagaaatttttgaaagtcaTTGAGAAACTTGAGAATAAATGAATATGTGTGTTGTGATTATGTTATCTAATACTATATGGGTCGTGTAAGTTTGAATTTTGAAATAGGTGTTCGTacgaaaattttgggtgaaataaaaaccaaAAGAAACGAGTTGTGTTCATCATAGGTTATCAATaaacgaatattaagatttttatcgagtaataaatctgaaatcttgatatggggattctagaatttatgggttataactgaaattgatttattagagttagtccatcATTATCATAGgagaacttattaagttttatacgctagtattaattaagcattaagtatacgtaagaatgcgacattcGCTTCAATAAGGAAAGTCCAAGGGTCTTAGGTCTCAACTTTATTCTAATTGaaaaggaaatagtttaagcatgtaattggtgctagaataattttattatttaggtgGAAGATCGGTATCGTATATTTTGGGTTTTATAGATTAAGACTACTCGAACTTAAGATTTTCAACAACGTTATATTGGGATGTAATTCTAAATAGTTAGGTTATGTAAGTTTGGTGCGGTAagataaagatttgattcaaggatcttagtctaatattattatggggttgagataaagtttaacttttaagtgatTTACTAAGATCTCCTAAGTCGAACTGCATGAATGCCAATACTTGGACTTGAAGCTTTAACATATCTTGAGTTCAATAAAGTTAAGAAGGGATGCTGTTAAGATTTCAatattggaatataataggtcaaTGAACAACTTTGGTATATTATAAAGAAAGTAAGGTGCGTTAAATTTGGACATCCATCCCCAGTATGAGGAATTgcgggataagtcaaaattcggggctatagttgaatagaactaagtcagcataagttgttttaagttgcgattcacaaacgaggattttggtagacaaatttatttaggattgaggagacgtaaggacagcttaatatttatcttatcaaaGTAGCGCATCGTAAGCGTagattattaggattctagaattaagagtctaaacttttgttTATCaaagataagcgaatttcggggacgaaatttcttttaaggggggagagttttagaacccgttaaaccagactacgtataagccatgcataatttctagtatttaaattaaaaatgatttctttattttttaaaaggaatttcaaatttatttagtCTTGATTATTGAGTTCAAATCGCATGAGtatatttttatcttttcagttaaataagtaagaccggactggagttggagtattgagataaaatttaataataagaaaacattcctagaatttatttaagataaatactaagttattttaatgtaaaagaaattctaaagaattatttaagtaagttgagataagttaaataagttcttttatgtccaataatttaattaagagcctaaattaaaagatgtgaccaattgagataagttaatctaggcttattttatttaataaactataacttaacatgttagtaatttactTTAAGGAATTTGTCATGTATGCAAGATAATTACTAAACTAATTAATTACTTAATTCACAAAAAtacttaatgggtagataaaactctaaagatttaaaatacaatatttaagcaatattttcctCCCATTATCATAGAAAAATCGGCCACCTCCTCTAAAGGATTTAAATTTTTGGCAACTCTCCATTTTGATATCTTTCCTTAATTCTTTCATGGCATAGTTAATTCCCTCATTTTAAATCCccactaattaataattaagcaatattctcTACCCTCATTTTATAAGAAAATCGGCCACttcattttaaaagatttgatatttgTTTAACTAACTCATCATTTTATTTCTTTCCCTATTCTTTTCTTGGAAGATAATTCCCCCACcttttaatcaccaataattaaacaattaagaAATTTTCTCCCTTTGTATTTTGAAAGATAGAAATCGGCCATCCCtccatttaaatcaaatcaaatcacatctCATTTCCTATCTAACAAACTCTAGGATAGAAAAATTCATTTGCCATTCAACTTTTCCTTTTATCTTGCAACCTTCCCATTTATTTCCTAGACTTCTCTCCCTCTCCATTTCCGAAAATTTCAGAGCATTTTCAGTAGAGAAAATAGTGTGAGGCTTGAGAGAAAAGTAGAGAGAAAACAAACTAGTAAGAAAAGTAACTCCGTCCCCGCCGCGCCGTGTCGACATatcatttttgttttcttcaaaacaaaatccaaagcatgtatatgttattcatttctcttcaatcaagccatataagtaatttaaaacataatatGATCATGTTTCATGGAGCAAAAACCGAAAATGTACAGCAAGTGCATAGTTGTCAAAGGCGCGCCTGAGGCGCGAAGCTTCAGCGCCTTATGGGCAACCAGGCGACGGTGCATGGGTGGGCAAGCGCCTTTAGCGCCTTGAAGCCGCCTTTCTCCGGGCGATAGGCGTTCCAGGCGTTGCGTCTTTTTTTCAGAACCATGATCGCATCGCATAAGCAGGTTTCTCCTTTTTTTTAATGACCCAAAGCCCAACTAAATAAGTCCATAACTAATTTCAGCCCACaagtaatttatttttaaaaaaagcctAGTTTTGCTTTGCATGTCGATACGTATTCTCATTTCTCCCTGCCGATTGAAGCTTCTGCCGCACACCATTCTCCCCTACCTATTGAATATTGAAGCTCCTGGACCTGTTCTTCTCTGCCACAGCCGCAGGCTTCTGTTTTCAGGGCAGATTCTTCATTCTTCTCTTTCAGGCTTTTGTTttgcatttattttaaaaaaatagcctAGTATGGCTTCTCATCCTCTCTATATTATCGCCTCGTGGCTAGGCGATCGCCTTTTGTCGCCTAGGCGTTCGGGCGCTAGGCAGTGGCTCGTCGCCTTTCCGTCGCCTAGCGCCTTGACAACTATGAGCAAGTGTTataaaaattctgcacagatttttggTCCTTCCTTGCACTTCACGTTGGGTATTGTTTTTGTGGTTTCAGGGTTTGGCTCGGTTCCAGGCGTTCAAGGCTGTTTATGGTCATGTTATAGGGTATGTTAGGAAGGGATTAGTCCATTGGTTAAAGCCCTTTCGCCCCAGCAAAAccatttttgacagcaactccccaTGCTGCGATTTATGAGTCTCGATTTGCATGGTTTCTTGCCTAAGGTGTGGGTTCTGAttttggctgccctaggggatgtagccatggttagaatccctccttagcatgtctaggacgtgactaagatgccctttcatggcttggttcatggtcccatcggTTTTTCAAACTAACAAGAACAGCGCCCCTTCGGTTTTAAAATTCTGGTTGTGTTGAGTGTGTTGAGTTTCGGTTTTGTGGTGTTAAGTGGGTTgaggttggcttctagcccttagccataaCTCATACAacaccttagcatgtctagcatggaccatggttaacctcataaccattggatccttcatttgacagcaaaacaaggTTCTGGTGACTACATCAAATGAAACGGTGCCCTTAATACAAAAGTGTTCTGGTGACTACATCAAATGAAACGGTGCCCTTAATACAGATCTGCTCATTGCGCATTCATCGAATCAAATGACCGagctcatttttttcattatgGACAAAGTAAAGGCCATGAATAATGAGGCACAAAGGATAGGCAAACCTCGAGAGGAAGATGCAGATGATGGCGGAAGTGGAGGAGGTGGAGATACAGGAAGAGGATCCAATCGATTATGGTCAAAACTGAGGTAGAAAACCCAGTGTCAGAATGATGCATTGATGGATCTCTAACATAAGAAAAAGCAGATAGAACAGTAGTAAACCTGATAGGAGTAAAACGCTGAAAGGATCCATTTATTGGAATTTGGCCTGTCAGCTGGTTATTTGAAAGATCGCTGCATTTGTTGGAGGAAATGATTATTAGTCCCCGACAGAccaaaataaaaggaaaaaaaatcatcAACTGCCACCATACAGGACTTGAAGCGTCTCGATAGTAGTAAGTGACATGGGGATTTCTCCAGTCAAACTGTTATTGTTGAGCCTCCTGTGCAGTTTAAAGATGAAGAATGAAGAATGAAGAAATCACTGACTGAAAGAATCAAAGCAAATAATGTGTTTGCTACATGTAGCACAATAATTCATGTCCCACGTGACAGAAACATGGAAGAACACGGCGGCTTATGATTTTGGCGTGACAACCATCTCTTTCTCAGGTTAAACATGTCCAAAATCCAATTTTCCCATGATTTTCTAGTCGAGCACTAATAGAGTTGCTGAACGTGCTCGTTTAAAAGTTTATGTGCATGTTTCTTTATCAGTTAATTTCTCTACATAAATCACAATTCACTATGATAAAAGATAACCTTTTTCTCTAAAGCCTATGGTAGCATCGATTCTATGATAgttggaaaataaaaataattactgTTGGGAACACTTCCAGCAAtttaataaaagaaataaaatcctCTATTCGCTTTTAAggttactgatttctgctttGAATCAATTAGTATTTACTGCAAAACATCTATCTATTTACACGATTGCAACACAGCAATCACATATGGCTACTGTCACTTAATAGCAGTATAGACCATAAATTTATGACTCaaacaaaaccaagaaatttaAACTTAGAGCCTAGGCTTAATGATTTGGAACAACAGGCAACAATGTCAACCATACTTTCCATCATTTAACATCATTTGTTGTAAAGATGTGCTGATTTGGGTGACTTTTCTGAAGAATTGAAAGGAAATCAATTGAATCAATTGAAAAAAGAATAGGAGAATAAACTTCAGTGATTCCGCATGACACGTCTGAATGCTGCACAAGCCAATCATTCACTTCTGAATTGCAACTTTCTTATAAAAGGTGCAATGAAGCGGAAAAGAAATTCTCAAGAACTAAATAAAAGACCCAGCCACAGAGAAAAAAAAGAGTTCAAAAACGAGAGAACCATACAAGAATCTAAGCCTTTTTAGTTTGCCCAATGTGTCAGGGATTGGACCAGTCAGGCTATTCAAATAAAGATCCAAGCTCACCAAACTTGTCAAATTTCCTAGTTCGTTTGGAATTCTTCCAGTAATATCGTTACTGTAAAGCTCCCTGCCAAAAAAGAGAAAACGAGAGATTGTTTTATGTGAACCGGAGAAGTCAAACAATGATCCGTGATAAAGATAATTCAATGAGACAAGATAGGGAAAAAAGCAGGGCCCTCACACACACATAATTGGAACATATCTCCGGGAAAAAAAGGAAAGACAAGAAAATATACATGAAGTTGTTGACAAAGAGATGCAGACagcggggggggggggggggggggggggggcatCGCTAAGGATGCTACATGATAGGGTGAGGGATCTGAAAATAGCAGCAAAAGTTAAATGGATTTGAGTTGCAGATGCATAGAGATCAATTTATACAAAACCAAGGAATTCATGCAAAAAAGTTGAAGTCATtccaaaaccagtctgtctacTCAGAATTATTGCCCAAGAATAAAAATGGTGAGTATGCTAACTAAGACCAAACCGGTAAACAAGAGTTACAATGATACGAAGAACCATCATCCGTACATTATGGCAAAAAAGGTAAAATAAATACTTAAAGAGAGGTGGTAATAATTGAAGTCTCTGGTAAACTATAGAACATTTGAAAACGAATACGCATATAACTGAtaatgacccaaaaataatgacTTACAGATACTGTAAATTTGGAAGAAAACCAAGCTGAGGGGAAAGTTGACCAGACAAATTTGCATTGCCAAGATCGCTGAGCATAAACAGAAACAAAATACTTTTATACTCCCAAAATTACAAAAGAAGAAAATTAAGCACCTTAAGACAATGAGGATACAAGCAGTCTTACACTCGAGTAACACTATTTTTGTTATTGCATGTGACATGAAACCAAGTGCACGGATTAACGAGGGTCGGGTCCCAACTCTGTAGAACGCCATTTGGATCAGCCAAATTGTTCTTCAATGCACTCAATGCATCACCTGCCATGGTACAATGTCATTCTAAACACCATCAAATTTTCATTAATTAGTTTGGCCACAACTAAACAGCACATGGTATCAAACTACCCCCGAACCGATCAACAGCAGCAAGTGAAAAACTTCCaatgtaattaaatattataagaTAACCAATTAACCATCCAATGTTACTAAATAAGAACTTAGAACTTTGAGACAAAATAAAAGCAATTGATTTGTCTCTCAACTGACATCTCTGTTATTCTCAAAGTAAGAGATTTTCTACACAATATCCATCCAAGAACAAAGCTTTTTAATGGCATCCCGTAAATTTTTGACTTGTCAATCCACAAATTCCTGGGTGAACAGATAACTATATTGCAATTCAGTTCCACTGAATCCCACGAAAAACAACAGTCAGCACATCCAGTTAAATCAATCagaggcaaaaaaaaaaaaaaaaaaaaactccgaAAGTAACGGAATCAGGGAGCAGAACAGCAGACCTTCGGCGTTGGCAGACACCCGCGAGACTTGAGCAAGCACCAGAATTGAGGACAAGAAAAAAGAGCAAAAGATCCAAGTAGTTGACAGATCCATTCAACTCTGATCCAAAAATCAACCCGTACAAACCTAGATTTATCATCAAGATATACAACAATATTTTTTgaacaatattttattattttttaataatatatttatttgtatgaatcataaattcaaaaatcgattataaaattcaaaatttcttataatattaatgtaaaaaattgttaaatgaGCAGCAACAgccaaaaaaaatgaaaaaattaaaaaaaaaatatgccaATATATATTTTGTAAGTTTGAGAGAGGACATAGTGTACTGCCCTATATTTTATATCACGTTAAGTGAAGAGT from the Primulina eburnea isolate SZY01 chromosome 3, ASM2296580v1, whole genome shotgun sequence genome contains:
- the LOC140826915 gene encoding BRASSINOSTEROID INSENSITIVE 1-associated receptor kinase 1-like isoform X3: MDLSTTWIFCSFFLSSILVLAQVSRVSANAEGDALSALKNNLADPNGVLQSWDPTLVNPCTWFHVTCNNKNSVTRVDLGNANLSGQLSPQLGFLPNLQYLELYSNDITGRIPNELGNLTSLVSLDLYLNSLTGPIPDTLGKLKRLRFLRLNNNSLTGEIPMSLTTIETLQVLDLSNNQLTGQIPINGSFQRFTPISFDHNRLDPLPVSPPPPLPPSSASSSRDQSNAPGR
- the LOC140826915 gene encoding BRASSINOSTEROID INSENSITIVE 1-associated receptor kinase 1-like isoform X2, whose translation is MDLSTTWIFCSFFLSSILVLAQVSRVSANAEGDALSALKNNLADPNGVLQSWDPTLVNPCTWFHVTCNNKNSVTRVDLGNANLSGQLSPQLGFLPNLQYLELYSNDITGRIPNELGNLTSLVSLDLYLNSLTGPIPDTLGKLKRLRFLRLNNNSLTGEIPMSLTTIETLQVLDLSNNQLTGQIPINGSFQRFTPISFDHNRLDPLPVSPPPPLPPSSASSSRVISCDADQSNAPGR
- the LOC140826915 gene encoding BRASSINOSTEROID INSENSITIVE 1-associated receptor kinase 1-like isoform X1, with the protein product MDLSTTWIFCSFFLSSILVLAQVSRVSANAEGDALSALKNNLADPNGVLQSWDPTLVNPCTWFHVTCNNKNSVTRVDLGNANLSGQLSPQLGFLPNLQYLELYSNDITGRIPNELGNLTSLVSLDLYLNSLTGPIPDTLGKLKRLRFLRLNNNSLTGEIPMSLTTIETLQVLDLSNNQLTGQIPINGSFQRFTPISFDHNRLDPLPVSPPPPLPPSSASSSRENKNDTTTRRGGDGVTFLTSLFSLYFSLKPHTIFSTENALKFSKMERERSLGNKWEGRKIKGKVEWQMNFSILEFVR